From the Streptomyces sp. KMM 9044 genome, one window contains:
- the atpA gene encoding F0F1 ATP synthase subunit alpha has product MAELTIRPEEIRDALENFVQSYKPDAASREEVGTVTVAGDGIAKIEGLPSAMANELLKFEDGSLGLALNLEEREIGAVVLGEFSGIEEGQPVSRTGEVLSVAVGEGYLGRVVDPLGNPIDGLGEIETEGRRALELQAPTVMQRKSVHEPMETGYKAVDAMTPVGRGQRQLIIGDRGTGKTALAVDTIINQRDNWRTGDVNKQVRCIYVAIGQKGSTIASVRRALEENGALEYTTIVAAPASDPAGFKYLAPYTGSAIGQQWMYEGKHVLIIFDDLSKQADAYRAVSLLLRRPPGREAYPGDVFYLHSRLLERCAKLSDEMGAGSMTGLPIVETKANDVSAFIPTNVISITDGQCFLESDLFNAGQRPALNVGISVSRVGGSAQHKAMKQVSGRLRVDLAQFRELEAFAAFGSDLDAASKAQLERGQRMVELLKQDQYQPMSTEDQVVSVWAGTTGKMDEVPVADIRRFEKELLEYLHRSEQGLMTSIREGGKMSDDTLQAVGDAVAAFKKQFETSDGKLLGEDAPATAAK; this is encoded by the coding sequence ATGGCGGAGCTCACGATCCGGCCGGAGGAGATCCGGGACGCACTGGAGAACTTCGTCCAGTCGTACAAGCCGGACGCGGCCTCGCGCGAGGAAGTCGGCACGGTCACCGTCGCCGGCGACGGCATCGCCAAGATCGAGGGTCTTCCCTCGGCCATGGCCAACGAGCTGCTGAAGTTCGAGGATGGCTCCCTCGGCCTCGCCCTCAACCTCGAGGAGCGCGAGATCGGTGCCGTCGTCCTCGGTGAGTTCAGCGGCATCGAAGAGGGTCAGCCGGTCTCCCGCACCGGCGAGGTCCTGTCCGTCGCCGTGGGCGAGGGCTACCTCGGCCGCGTGGTCGACCCGCTCGGCAACCCGATCGACGGCCTCGGCGAGATCGAGACCGAGGGCCGCCGCGCCCTCGAACTGCAGGCCCCCACGGTCATGCAGCGCAAGTCGGTGCACGAGCCGATGGAGACGGGCTACAAGGCCGTCGACGCCATGACCCCGGTCGGCCGTGGCCAGCGTCAGCTGATCATCGGCGACCGCGGCACCGGCAAGACCGCGCTGGCCGTGGACACGATCATCAACCAGCGCGACAACTGGCGCACGGGCGACGTGAACAAGCAGGTCCGCTGCATCTACGTCGCTATCGGCCAGAAGGGCTCCACCATCGCGTCGGTCCGCCGCGCGCTGGAGGAGAACGGCGCCCTGGAGTACACGACCATCGTCGCCGCCCCGGCGTCCGACCCGGCCGGCTTCAAGTACCTGGCGCCCTACACCGGCTCCGCCATCGGCCAGCAGTGGATGTACGAGGGCAAGCACGTCCTCATCATCTTCGACGACCTGTCGAAGCAGGCCGACGCCTACCGTGCCGTCTCCCTGCTGCTGCGCCGCCCGCCGGGCCGTGAGGCCTACCCGGGCGACGTCTTCTACCTGCACTCCCGTCTGCTGGAGCGCTGCGCCAAGCTCTCCGACGAGATGGGCGCCGGCTCGATGACCGGTCTCCCGATCGTCGAGACCAAGGCCAACGACGTGTCGGCGTTCATCCCGACCAACGTCATCTCCATCACCGACGGCCAGTGCTTCCTGGAGTCCGACCTGTTCAACGCCGGTCAGCGCCCGGCCCTGAACGTCGGTATCTCGGTCTCCCGCGTCGGTGGCTCCGCCCAGCACAAGGCGATGAAGCAGGTCTCCGGCCGTCTGCGCGTGGACCTCGCCCAGTTCCGTGAGCTGGAGGCGTTCGCCGCCTTCGGTTCCGACCTGGACGCCGCGTCGAAGGCGCAGCTGGAGCGCGGCCAGCGCATGGTCGAGCTGCTGAAGCAGGACCAGTACCAGCCGATGTCCACCGAGGACCAGGTCGTCTCCGTCTGGGCCGGCACCACCGGCAAGATGGACGAGGTGCCGGTCGCCGACATCCGCCGCTTCGAGAAGGAGCTGCTGGAGTACCTGCACCGCAGTGAGCAGGGCCTCATGACCTCCATCCGCGAGGGCGGCAAGATGTCGGACGACACCCTCCAGGCCGTGGGCGACGCGGTCGCGGCCTTCAAGAAGCAGTTCGAGACGAGCGACGGCAAGCTGCTCGGCGAGGACGCCCCGGCCACTGCCGCC
- a CDS encoding F0F1 ATP synthase subunit delta, with product MNGASREALAAARERLDALTDSTSVDAGSLAEELASVTALLHREVSLRRVLTDPAQDGGTKADLVRRLLGSQLSGSAADLVSGMVRSRWSQPRDLVDALEELADLADLTAAQQAGALDDVEDELFRFGRILSANNDLRAALTDRKATAPAKSELLSSLLGRRANAATARLVTRLVSAPRGRSLETGLQSLSKLAADRRNRMVAVVTSAVPLSDPQKQRLGAALAKLYGRTMHLNLDVDPAVVGGMRVQVGDEIINGSLADRLEDASRRLAG from the coding sequence ATGAACGGAGCGAGCCGCGAGGCCCTGGCAGCCGCACGTGAGCGTCTCGACGCGCTGACGGACTCCACGTCCGTGGACGCCGGCTCGCTCGCCGAAGAGCTGGCCTCCGTCACCGCGCTCCTCCACCGCGAGGTGTCGCTGCGCCGGGTCCTCACCGACCCGGCGCAGGACGGCGGGACCAAGGCGGACCTGGTCCGGCGCCTGCTCGGATCCCAGCTCAGCGGCAGCGCCGCCGACCTGGTCTCCGGCATGGTGCGCTCCCGCTGGTCGCAGCCCCGCGACCTGGTGGACGCACTGGAGGAGCTGGCCGACCTCGCCGACCTCACCGCCGCGCAGCAGGCCGGCGCGCTCGACGACGTCGAGGACGAGCTGTTCCGGTTCGGCCGGATCCTCTCCGCGAACAACGACCTGCGCGCCGCGCTGACCGACCGCAAGGCCACCGCCCCGGCCAAGAGTGAGCTGCTGAGCAGCCTGCTCGGACGCAGGGCGAACGCGGCCACCGCACGTCTGGTGACGCGTCTGGTCTCCGCGCCGCGCGGACGTAGCCTGGAGACGGGACTCCAGTCCCTGTCCAAGCTCGCCGCCGACCGTCGCAACCGCATGGTGGCCGTCGTCACCTCCGCGGTGCCGTTGAGCGACCCGCAGAAGCAGCGCCTCGGCGCCGCCCTCGCGAAGCTCTACGGCCGCACCATGCACCTCAACCTCGACGTCGACCCCGCGGTCGTCGGCGGGATGCGGGTACAGGTCGGCGACGAGATCATCAACGGCTCTCTCGCGGACCGGCTGGAGGACGCGAGCCGCCGGCTGGCGGGCTAG
- a CDS encoding F0F1 ATP synthase subunit B, with product MSQLLHIAAEEAQNPLVPPIPELVIGLLAFVIVFGFLAKKLLPNINKVLEERRESIEGGIEKAEAAQTEAQSVLEQYKAQLAEARHEAARLRQEAQEQGATLIAEMRAEGQRQREEIIAAGHAQIAADHKAAASVLRQDVGKLATDLAGKLVGESLEDHARQSRVIDRFLDDLDQKAEAAR from the coding sequence ATGAGCCAGCTGCTTCATATCGCGGCCGAGGAGGCGCAGAACCCCCTCGTTCCGCCGATTCCCGAGCTCGTCATCGGCCTGCTCGCCTTCGTCATCGTCTTCGGTTTCCTCGCGAAGAAGCTTCTCCCGAACATCAACAAGGTTCTGGAGGAGCGCCGCGAGTCCATCGAGGGCGGTATCGAGAAGGCCGAGGCCGCTCAGACCGAGGCCCAGAGCGTCCTTGAGCAGTACAAGGCTCAGCTCGCCGAAGCCCGGCACGAGGCCGCACGCCTGCGCCAGGAGGCGCAGGAGCAGGGCGCCACGCTCATCGCCGAGATGCGCGCGGAAGGCCAGCGGCAGCGCGAGGAGATCATCGCCGCCGGTCACGCGCAGATCGCGGCCGACCACAAGGCCGCCGCGTCCGTGCTGCGCCAGGACGTGGGCAAGCTCGCCACCGACCTGGCCGGCAAGCTCGTCGGCGAGTCCCTCGAGGATCACGCCCGGCAGAGCCGTGTGATCGACCGGTTCCTCGACGACCTCGACCAGAAGGCCGAGGCCGCACGATGA
- the atpE gene encoding ATP synthase F0 subunit C encodes MSYTLAAVTGSIASIGYGIAAFGPGIGVGIIFGKGTEALARQPEAAGLIRSNQILGFAFCEALALIGLVMPFVYGT; translated from the coding sequence ATGTCCTACACCCTGGCCGCCGTCACCGGCTCGATCGCTTCCATCGGCTACGGCATCGCCGCGTTCGGCCCCGGCATCGGCGTCGGCATCATCTTCGGCAAGGGCACCGAGGCTCTCGCCCGCCAGCCCGAGGCCGCCGGTCTCATCCGCTCCAACCAGATCCTCGGCTTCGCCTTCTGTGAGGCCCTCGCCCTCATCGGCCTGGTCATGCCGTTCGTCTACGGCACGTGA
- the atpB gene encoding F0F1 ATP synthase subunit A, translated as MSADPTQVLAFETDCHIFDGCGFPSPGLHSFLFEPMWGDGDSSVYFNKTMLLALLGSVIIIGFFWAAFRRPQVVPGKLQMVAEAGYDFVRRGVVYETMGKREGEKYVPFIVALFFFVWMMNLWSIIPLAQFPVTSVIAYPLGLALIVYAVWVSLTFRRHGFVGALKNFTGYDKSLGAALPVVMLIEAFSNLLVRPFTHAVRLFANMFAGHILLVLFTIASWYLLNGIGVAYAGVSFVMVLVMTLFELFIQALQAYVFVLLACTYIQGALAEQH; from the coding sequence GTGAGTGCTGACCCGACACAGGTGCTCGCCTTCGAGACCGACTGCCACATCTTCGACGGCTGTGGCTTCCCGTCTCCCGGGCTGCACTCGTTCCTGTTCGAGCCCATGTGGGGCGACGGCGACAGCAGTGTGTACTTCAACAAGACGATGCTGCTGGCGCTGCTCGGCTCGGTCATCATCATCGGCTTCTTCTGGGCGGCGTTCCGCCGGCCCCAGGTCGTCCCCGGCAAGCTCCAGATGGTCGCCGAGGCCGGCTACGACTTCGTCCGCCGGGGCGTCGTCTACGAGACGATGGGCAAGCGCGAGGGCGAGAAGTACGTTCCGTTCATCGTCGCGCTGTTCTTCTTCGTCTGGATGATGAACCTCTGGTCGATCATCCCGCTCGCCCAGTTCCCGGTGACGTCGGTCATCGCGTACCCGCTGGGGCTCGCGCTGATCGTCTACGCCGTGTGGGTCTCGCTGACCTTCAGGCGGCACGGCTTCGTCGGCGCCCTGAAGAACTTCACCGGCTACGACAAGTCGCTCGGTGCGGCGCTTCCCGTCGTCATGCTCATCGAGGCCTTCTCCAACCTGCTCGTGCGGCCCTTCACCCACGCCGTGCGACTCTTCGCGAACATGTTCGCGGGCCACATCCTGCTGGTGCTGTTCACCATCGCCAGCTGGTACCTGCTGAACGGCATCGGGGTCGCCTACGCCGGCGTCTCGTTCGTGATGGTCCTGGTGATGACCCTCTTCGAGCTCTTCATCCAGGCCCTGCAGGCGTACGTCTTCGTTCTCCTGGCCTGCACCTACATCCAGGGCGCGCTCGCCGAGCAGCACTGA
- a CDS encoding MraY family glycosyltransferase, whose translation MREYLLTLCITAAVTYLLTGPVRKFAIVAGAMPEIRARDVHREPTPRLGGIAMFFGLCAGLLVADHLTNLSQLFEESNEPRALLSGAALIWLIGVLDDKFEIDALIKLGGQMIAAGVMVMQGLTILWLPVPGVGSVALTQGQGTLLTVALVVITINAVNFVDGLDGLAAGMVCIAGAAFFLYAYRIWYSYGIEAAAPATLFSAILMGMCLGFLPHNMHPARIFMGDSGSMLIGLVLAAGAISITGQVDPDALNLYAGGEKEAVHQTVPVYIPLLLPLTIIAVPAADLVLAIVRRTWRGQSPFAADRGHLHHRLLEIGHSHSRAVLIMYFWSALIAFGALAYSVNSASMWIVLSVVILSALGLLLLLLPRFTPRAPLWAQHVVPPRYRRRRSRAVASAPQGAGERAPGASAGTEPDEDDQAAAAVVADHRAPVTAGVLGGNGATALGHHAHPGDRGKSARSR comes from the coding sequence GTGCGTGAATACCTGCTGACGCTCTGCATCACGGCCGCGGTGACGTATCTGCTGACAGGGCCGGTACGGAAATTCGCGATCGTGGCGGGAGCGATGCCGGAGATCCGGGCACGCGACGTGCACCGGGAGCCCACTCCCCGGCTCGGCGGGATCGCCATGTTCTTCGGACTGTGCGCGGGCCTGCTGGTCGCCGACCACCTCACCAACCTCAGCCAGCTCTTCGAGGAGTCCAACGAACCACGGGCACTGCTCTCCGGAGCGGCGCTGATCTGGCTGATCGGTGTGCTGGACGACAAGTTCGAGATCGACGCCCTGATCAAACTGGGCGGGCAGATGATCGCCGCCGGTGTGATGGTCATGCAGGGTCTGACGATCCTGTGGCTGCCCGTCCCCGGCGTCGGCTCGGTCGCACTCACCCAGGGGCAGGGCACCCTGCTCACCGTCGCCCTGGTCGTCATCACCATCAACGCGGTCAACTTCGTCGACGGCCTGGACGGCCTCGCGGCCGGCATGGTGTGCATCGCGGGGGCGGCGTTCTTCCTGTACGCGTACCGCATCTGGTACTCGTACGGCATCGAGGCGGCCGCCCCGGCGACGCTGTTCTCGGCGATCCTGATGGGCATGTGCCTGGGCTTCCTGCCGCACAACATGCATCCCGCGCGGATCTTCATGGGCGACTCCGGCTCCATGCTGATCGGTCTGGTCCTCGCCGCCGGTGCGATCTCCATCACGGGCCAGGTCGACCCCGACGCCCTGAACCTGTACGCGGGCGGGGAGAAGGAGGCCGTCCACCAGACGGTGCCGGTCTACATCCCGCTGCTGCTGCCGCTGACGATCATCGCGGTGCCGGCCGCCGACCTGGTCCTGGCCATCGTGCGCCGCACCTGGCGTGGCCAGTCGCCGTTCGCGGCGGACCGGGGCCACCTGCACCACCGCCTGCTGGAGATCGGCCACTCGCACAGCAGGGCGGTGCTGATCATGTACTTCTGGTCGGCGCTGATCGCCTTCGGCGCGCTCGCCTACTCGGTCAACTCGGCATCCATGTGGATCGTGCTCAGCGTGGTCATCCTGAGCGCCCTCGGCCTGCTGCTGCTCCTGCTGCCCCGGTTCACCCCGCGCGCGCCCCTGTGGGCCCAGCACGTCGTCCCGCCGCGCTACCGCCGTCGCCGGTCCCGGGCGGTCGCGTCCGCCCCTCAGGGGGCGGGGGAGAGGGCCCCGGGCGCCTCGGCGGGCACGGAGCCGGACGAGGACGACCAGGCCGCCGCAGCCGTCGTGGCCGACCACCGTGCCCCGGTGACCGCCGGTGTCCTGGGGGGCAACGGCGCGACCGCCCTGGGCCACCACGCGCACCCGGGCGACCGGGGGAAATCCGCGCGTTCCCGCTGA
- the glyA gene encoding serine hydroxymethyltransferase, which yields MTVTHALEGGFGVLHRQDPELAGILLGERARQATTLQLTAAENFTSPAVLAALGSPLANKYAEGYPGARHHGGCEIADVAERLAVERAKALFGADHANVQVHSGSSAVLAAYAALLRPGDTVLALGLAHGGHLTHGSPANFSGRWFDFAGYGVDAGTGLIDHAQVRTLARTHRPKAIVCGSIAYPRHVDHAFFREVADEVGAYLIADAAHPIGLVAGGAAPSPVPYADIVCATTHKVLRGPRGGMILCGAELAERVDRAVFPFTQGGAQMHTVAAKAVAFGEAATPAFAAYTHQVVANARALARGLADEGLVVTTGGTDTHLITADPAPFGVDGRGARGRLAAAGMVLDCCVLPHTDVRGLRLGTAAVTTQGMGEREMALIAGLLASVLRGGTGPAQARADVHELTAAFPPYPG from the coding sequence ATGACGGTCACCCACGCCCTCGAGGGCGGGTTCGGGGTCCTGCACCGGCAGGACCCCGAGCTCGCCGGGATCCTGCTCGGTGAGCGTGCGCGGCAGGCGACCACCCTCCAGCTGACCGCCGCCGAGAACTTCACCTCGCCCGCCGTGCTGGCCGCCCTCGGCTCACCGCTCGCCAACAAGTACGCCGAGGGGTACCCGGGCGCCCGCCACCACGGCGGCTGCGAGATCGCCGACGTCGCCGAACGCCTCGCCGTCGAACGGGCCAAGGCACTCTTCGGCGCCGACCACGCCAACGTCCAGGTCCACTCCGGATCGTCGGCCGTGCTGGCCGCCTACGCCGCCCTGCTGCGCCCCGGGGACACCGTCCTGGCCCTCGGCCTGGCCCACGGCGGCCACCTCACCCACGGCTCGCCCGCGAACTTCTCCGGCCGCTGGTTCGACTTCGCCGGCTACGGCGTGGACGCCGGGACCGGCCTGATCGACCACGCCCAGGTCCGCACCCTGGCCCGCACCCACCGGCCCAAGGCGATCGTCTGCGGCTCCATCGCCTATCCCCGCCACGTCGACCACGCCTTCTTCCGCGAGGTCGCCGACGAGGTCGGCGCTTACCTGATCGCCGACGCCGCGCACCCCATCGGGCTCGTCGCCGGGGGAGCGGCGCCCAGCCCGGTCCCGTACGCGGACATCGTCTGCGCGACCACGCACAAGGTGCTGCGCGGGCCACGCGGCGGCATGATCCTCTGCGGCGCGGAGCTGGCCGAACGGGTCGACCGCGCGGTCTTCCCCTTCACCCAGGGCGGGGCCCAGATGCACACCGTCGCCGCCAAGGCGGTCGCCTTCGGGGAGGCGGCGACCCCGGCCTTCGCCGCGTACACCCACCAGGTCGTCGCCAACGCGCGGGCCCTCGCCCGGGGCCTGGCCGACGAAGGGCTGGTCGTCACCACCGGCGGCACGGACACCCACCTGATCACCGCCGACCCGGCTCCGTTCGGCGTCGACGGACGCGGGGCCCGCGGCCGGCTGGCGGCGGCCGGAATGGTTCTGGACTGCTGTGTCCTGCCGCACACCGACGTCCGCGGGCTGCGCCTGGGCACCGCGGCGGTGACCACACAGGGCATGGGGGAGCGCGAGATGGCGCTGATCGCGGGGCTGCTGGCGAGCGTTCTGCGCGGCGGCACCGGGCCGGCGCAGGCCCGTGCGGACGTACACGAACTGACCGCCGCCTTTCCGCCGTATCCCGGCTGA
- a CDS encoding arsenate reductase/protein-tyrosine-phosphatase family protein, whose translation MTAPESGRGIGDGERSAEETTTFGFPRDTFRILHVSTGNVCRSPITERLTRHFVSQRLGILGGGLIVESAGTWGHEGAPMESHAETVLADFGADASGFTGRELLDDHVIRADLVLTATRDHRAQVISMGHSAGLRTFTLKEFTRLVNAIDPATLPTLDEGLVMRARALVRAAAALRGWLLAPTAEADEVYDPYGGPLPFFRSIGDEIRQALDPVVTALTGVPPRA comes from the coding sequence TTGACGGCCCCCGAGTCGGGGCGTGGCATAGGCGACGGGGAACGCAGCGCGGAGGAGACGACCACCTTCGGGTTCCCGCGCGACACCTTCCGCATCCTCCACGTCAGCACCGGAAACGTCTGCCGCTCGCCCATCACCGAGCGGCTGACCCGGCATTTCGTGAGCCAGCGGCTGGGCATCCTGGGCGGCGGGCTGATCGTGGAGAGCGCGGGCACCTGGGGCCACGAGGGCGCGCCGATGGAGTCCCACGCGGAGACCGTGCTGGCCGACTTCGGCGCGGACGCCTCCGGCTTCACCGGCCGTGAACTGCTGGACGACCACGTGATCCGCGCCGACCTGGTGCTGACCGCGACCCGCGACCACCGCGCCCAGGTCATCTCCATGGGCCACTCGGCGGGCCTGCGCACCTTCACGCTGAAGGAGTTCACCCGCCTGGTGAACGCGATCGACCCGGCGACCCTGCCCACACTGGACGAGGGCCTGGTCATGCGCGCCCGCGCCCTGGTCCGCGCCGCCGCCGCGCTGCGCGGGTGGCTGCTGGCCCCGACCGCCGAGGCGGACGAGGTCTACGACCCCTACGGCGGGCCCCTGCCGTTCTTCCGCTCCATCGGCGACGAGATACGCCAGGCCCTGGACCCGGTCGTCACCGCCCTCACCGGCGTCCCGCCCCGGGCCTGA
- a CDS encoding L-threonylcarbamoyladenylate synthase, giving the protein MARRYDTNDVTDRATGLREAASAVRRGELVVLPTDTVYGIGADAFTGEAVADLLEAKGRGRTMPTPVLIGSPNTLHGLVTDFSELAWELVDAFWPGALTLVARHQPSLQWDLGDTRGTVAVRMPLHPVAIELLTEVGPMAVSSANLTGHPAPENCDAAQEMLGDSVSVYLDGGPTPGIVPSSIVDVTRPVPVLLREGAIPPEELRKVVPDLEVAN; this is encoded by the coding sequence ATGGCTCGGCGATACGACACCAACGACGTGACCGACCGCGCGACCGGTCTGCGTGAAGCCGCGTCCGCGGTCCGTCGCGGCGAGCTTGTGGTGCTGCCGACGGACACCGTCTACGGCATCGGTGCCGACGCGTTCACCGGCGAGGCCGTCGCCGACCTCCTGGAGGCCAAGGGGCGCGGCCGCACCATGCCCACGCCCGTCCTCATCGGCTCCCCGAACACCCTGCACGGCCTGGTCACGGACTTCTCCGAGCTGGCCTGGGAACTGGTCGACGCGTTCTGGCCGGGCGCGCTGACCCTGGTCGCCCGGCACCAGCCGTCCCTCCAGTGGGACCTCGGCGACACCCGCGGCACGGTCGCCGTCCGCATGCCACTGCACCCGGTCGCCATCGAGCTGCTCACCGAGGTCGGCCCGATGGCCGTCTCCTCGGCCAACCTGACGGGACACCCCGCGCCGGAGAACTGCGACGCGGCCCAGGAGATGCTCGGCGACTCCGTCTCCGTCTACCTCGACGGCGGGCCCACCCCGGGCATCGTCCCCTCGTCGATCGTCGACGTCACGCGCCCCGTGCCCGTGCTGCTGCGCGAAGGCGCCATCCCGCCGGAGGAGCTGCGGAAAGTGGTACCCGACCTAGAGGTGGCGAATTGA
- the prmC gene encoding peptide chain release factor N(5)-glutamine methyltransferase, translating into MSVQHHRGGRPPSPRSVLLAEVAQATQRLADAGVPSPRTDAEELAAFVHGVKRGALHTVRDADFDARYWEVVARREAREPLQHITGHAYFRYLELQVGPGVFVPRPETESVVGWAIDAVRAMDVVEPCVVDLCTGSGAIALALAQEVPRSRVYAVELSEDALVWTRRNVEGSRVELRQGNALTAFPDLDGQVDLVVSNPPYIPLTEWEYVAPEARDHDPGLALFSGEDGLDLIRGLERTAYRLLRPGGVVVVEHADTQGGQVPWIFAEDRGWTDAADHPDLNNRPRFATARKALP; encoded by the coding sequence ATGAGCGTGCAGCACCATAGAGGGGGGCGACCCCCAAGCCCTCGCAGCGTGCTGCTCGCGGAGGTGGCCCAGGCCACCCAGCGGCTCGCCGACGCGGGCGTGCCCTCGCCGCGCACCGACGCGGAGGAGCTCGCCGCGTTCGTGCACGGCGTCAAACGCGGCGCACTGCACACCGTCCGGGACGCCGACTTCGACGCCCGCTACTGGGAGGTCGTCGCCCGCCGCGAGGCGCGCGAACCGCTCCAGCACATCACCGGGCACGCCTACTTCCGCTACCTCGAACTCCAGGTGGGGCCCGGGGTGTTCGTGCCGCGCCCGGAGACCGAGTCGGTCGTCGGCTGGGCCATAGACGCGGTACGGGCCATGGACGTCGTCGAGCCGTGCGTCGTCGACCTGTGCACCGGCTCGGGCGCCATCGCGCTCGCCCTCGCCCAGGAGGTGCCGCGCTCCCGCGTGTACGCCGTGGAGCTGTCCGAGGACGCCCTCGTGTGGACCCGCAGGAACGTGGAGGGCTCGCGCGTCGAACTGCGCCAGGGAAACGCCCTGACGGCCTTCCCGGACCTCGACGGCCAGGTCGACCTCGTCGTCTCCAACCCGCCGTACATCCCGCTCACCGAATGGGAGTACGTCGCCCCCGAGGCGCGCGACCACGACCCCGGCCTGGCGCTGTTCTCCGGCGAGGACGGCCTCGACCTCATCCGCGGTCTGGAACGTACCGCGTACCGCCTGCTGCGCCCCGGCGGAGTGGTCGTCGTCGAGCACGCCGACACCCAGGGCGGCCAGGTCCCGTGGATCTTCGCCGAGGACCGCGGCTGGACCGACGCAGCCGACCACCCCGACCTGAACAACCGGCCCCGGTTCGCCACCGCCCGCAAGGCGCTGCCGTGA
- the prfA gene encoding peptide chain release factor 1 — protein sequence MFEAVEELVAEHAHLETKLADPSVHADQANARTLNKRYAELTPIVTTYRAWKQTGDDIGTARELAVDDPDFAAELKDLEKQREKLTEKLRLLLVPRDPSDEKDVILEVKAGAGGDESALFAGDLLRMYLRYAERVGWKTEIIDATESELGGYKDVQVSVRTKGGQGATEPGQGVWARLKYEGGVHRVQRVPATESQGRIHTSAAGVLVTPEAEEVDVEINPNDLRIDVYRSSGPGGQSVNTTDSAVRITHLPTGVVASCQNEKSQLQNKEQAMRILRSRLLAAAQEEAEKEAADARRSQVRTVDRSEKIRTYNFPENRISDHRVGFKAYNLDQVLDGDLDAMIQACVDADSAAKLAAA from the coding sequence ATGTTCGAGGCCGTCGAGGAACTCGTCGCCGAGCACGCCCACCTGGAGACGAAGCTCGCCGACCCGTCGGTCCACGCCGACCAGGCCAACGCGCGCACGCTGAACAAGCGCTACGCCGAACTCACCCCGATCGTCACCACGTACCGCGCCTGGAAGCAGACGGGTGACGACATCGGGACCGCGCGTGAACTGGCCGTGGACGACCCGGACTTCGCCGCCGAGCTGAAGGACCTGGAGAAGCAGCGCGAGAAGCTCACCGAGAAGCTCCGCCTGCTGCTGGTCCCGCGCGACCCCAGCGACGAGAAGGACGTCATCCTCGAGGTCAAGGCGGGCGCGGGCGGCGACGAGTCCGCCCTGTTCGCCGGTGACCTGCTGCGGATGTACCTGCGGTACGCGGAGCGCGTGGGCTGGAAGACCGAGATCATCGACGCCACGGAGTCCGAGCTGGGCGGCTACAAGGACGTCCAGGTCTCCGTGAGGACCAAGGGCGGCCAGGGCGCCACCGAACCCGGCCAGGGCGTGTGGGCCCGGCTGAAGTACGAGGGCGGTGTGCACCGCGTGCAGCGGGTGCCGGCCACCGAGTCGCAGGGCCGCATCCACACCTCCGCGGCGGGCGTCCTGGTGACCCCCGAGGCGGAGGAGGTCGACGTCGAGATCAACCCGAACGACCTGCGGATCGACGTCTACCGCTCCTCGGGGCCCGGCGGGCAGTCCGTCAACACCACCGACTCCGCCGTGCGCATCACGCACCTTCCGACCGGAGTCGTCGCCTCCTGCCAGAACGAGAAGAGCCAGCTGCAGAACAAGGAGCAGGCGATGCGTATCCTGCGCTCCAGGCTGCTCGCGGCGGCGCAGGAGGAGGCGGAGAAGGAGGCCGCGGACGCCCGGCGCAGCCAGGTCCGCACCGTCGACCGCTCCGAGAAGATCCGCACCTACAACTTCCCGGAGAACCGCATCTCGGACCACCGCGTCGGGTTCAAGGCGTACAACCTGGACCAGGTCCTGGACGGCGATCTGGACGCGATGATCCAGGCCTGTGTCGACGCGGACTCGGCCGCCAAGCTCGCCGCGGCATGA
- the rpmE gene encoding 50S ribosomal protein L31, which translates to MKRDIHPEYVETQVSCTCGASFTTRSTIESGTVRAEVCSECHPFYTGKQKILDTGGRVARFEARFGKAPGSKK; encoded by the coding sequence TTGAAGCGCGACATCCACCCCGAGTACGTCGAGACGCAGGTCAGCTGCACCTGCGGCGCGTCGTTCACCACCCGCAGCACCATCGAGTCCGGCACCGTCCGGGCCGAGGTCTGCTCCGAGTGCCACCCGTTCTACACGGGTAAGCAGAAGATCCTCGACACCGGTGGCCGTGTGGCCCGCTTCGAGGCCCGCTTCGGCAAGGCCCCCGGCTCCAAGAAGTAG